Genomic window (Spirochaetaceae bacterium):
CGATAACCCGGCGGGTGAGCCGGCTGGTTATAAACGCTCTTGACCTCTTGGCTTATCTATATTAAAGTAAGCTATGCAGCAAGCTTTAGTTATATACGGTATTAATAATCTGTTTACCTTGAAAATGGCCGACGGCGCTTTGCTGGAGGCAAGCATTAAAGGTAAAACCCTTAATGTAGATAAGCTGGATTACAATCCACTGGCCTGCGGTGATAGAGTTACGCTTGATGAAAACAAGCAAATTACTCAAAGGCTGGAGCGTAAAAATAGCCTGCAAAGGCTTAATAACAAAGGTAACTTACTTAAAATACAAACGCTTTGCGCCAATATCGATTTGGTTTTATGCGTGGTAGCTATTAACCAACCGCCTTTACATAGCCGCTTTTTGGATAGATTGCTTATAAGTGCCGAAGCCGGCGAAGTGCTGCCGGTTATTGTTATTAATAAAGCCGATTTAGCCATTAATGACGAAGAGCTGGCCCATATTAACTTATACCAAAAATTGGGCTACAAGGTTATTTTAACCAGTACCGTTAATGGGCAAGGTTTACCGCAGCTTAAGGAGTTATGCCATAATAAAACGGTGGCCTTAATGGGGGCCAGCGGGGTAGGTAAAAGCAGCTTGCTTAACCGGTTGCTGGGCATAAATTTAAAAACAGCCGAGCTTAATAAAAAATTTAAACGTGGCAACCATACCACCAACTATGCCATCTTTTTAGAGCAGCCCGCCGGCGGTTACCTCATCGATACACCCGGCGTACGCAGCCTTAGCCCGCCCATCACAGAGGCCGAGCAGCTGGCCGGTTACTACCGCGATTTTACCCCGCATATAACTAACTGTGCCTATGCTAACTGCTTGCACCTTAACGAAGAAGATTGCGGCATTAAAGCAGCTGTCGCGGCCGGCTTAATAGATGAAAGCCGTTATCGTGGTTATGTTAAATTAATAGAAGAAATTAGTGAGCAAAGCCGGCAGATAAGCCGTTATAAAAAAATGTAAGGCAAAAATGAACGGATTAATTAATAATTATGCTGGTTATTAATGCCCCCAGTTACACCGGGGGAGTTATATTTAGAAAAGTTATTTTAAAATATATTCGCGCTCAATATCGATAGGGACACGCGGCTCAAAAATTTCCTGCGCTAAAACGCAGCCTAGTTTTTCGTAGTAAGCTTGCGTTTCAAAGGCCGGGTAGGTGCTAATGTAAAGTTTTTCGGCCCCGCACTCTCTAGCTTTGTCGGCTATTAATTTAAACAGTTCTTTGCCTATACCCTTGCCGCGCTCATTGGCATTGGTGTAAAGGT
Coding sequences:
- the rsgA gene encoding ribosome small subunit-dependent GTPase A, which encodes MQQALVIYGINNLFTLKMADGALLEASIKGKTLNVDKLDYNPLACGDRVTLDENKQITQRLERKNSLQRLNNKGNLLKIQTLCANIDLVLCVVAINQPPLHSRFLDRLLISAEAGEVLPVIVINKADLAINDEELAHINLYQKLGYKVILTSTVNGQGLPQLKELCHNKTVALMGASGVGKSSLLNRLLGINLKTAELNKKFKRGNHTTNYAIFLEQPAGGYLIDTPGVRSLSPPITEAEQLAGYYRDFTPHITNCAYANCLHLNEEDCGIKAAVAAGLIDESRYRGYVKLIEEISEQSRQISRYKKM